A stretch of Lactuca sativa cultivar Salinas chromosome 6, Lsat_Salinas_v11, whole genome shotgun sequence DNA encodes these proteins:
- the LOC111891236 gene encoding uncharacterized protein LOC111891236 produces the protein MDPTSTHNHKNPSTSDASLKSAPEDEYLACSTYLSRQQILRRRSHHLKQLTKCYRDQYWGLMEELRVKHREYVWKFGRNPFQEEPNQDDKDNVKEEELKDAIDDGIVESGDGDGKSNGLICTSSGCTLKAMILTKFCRLHILSDPKQQLYKPCEYVSKSGQDANAICGKPALRSMVPSLCSGHFQLAQEHVIRALRKAGLDITSTTNIAPKLHVVVAEYVREIQERRRIASRVNRKKIVPKVETELTADR, from the exons ATGGATCCTACATCCACACACAACCACAAAAACCCTAGCACATCCGACGCCTCCCTGAAATCTGCTCCGGAGGACGAATACCTCGCGTGTTCTACTTATCTATCTCGTCAACAAATTCTGCGACGACGATCGCACCACCTGAAGCAACTGACGAAATGTTACCGTGACCAATACTGGGGACTTATGGAGGAACTTAGAGTTAAGCACAGGGAATACGTGTGGAAATTCGGTAGGAATCCGTTCCAAGAGGAGCCTAATCAAGACGATAAAGATAATGTCAAAGAGGAGGAACTCAAAGACGCAATTGACGACGGAATTGTCGAATCCGGCGATGGAGACGGCAAAAGCAATGGCTTGATCTGTACTTCCAGTGGATGTACTCTGAAGGCCATGATTTTGACCAAATTTTGTCGTCTCCATATCCTATCAGACCCGAAGCAACAACTCTACAAACCTTGCGAGTATGTCTCTAAAAG CGGACAAGATGCAAATGCGATATGTGGGAAGCCTGCACTACGCTCAATGGTGCCTTCTCTATGCAGTGGTCACTTCCAGCTTGCTCAAGAACATGTCATTCGTGCCTTGAGAAAGGCAGGGCTTGACATTACTTCTACAACGAATATTGCTCCAAAATTACATGTTGTTGTGGCTGAATATGTTCGAGAGATTCAGGAAAGAAGGAGGATTGCTTCAAGGGTGAATAGGAAAAAGATCGTGCCTAAGGTTGAAACTGAGCTGACTGCAGATAGGTAA